The following DNA comes from Chitinophaga nivalis.
AATATGTAGTAGCAGCCAGGATTTCGGAGCTATGGTATGCGATTCCCACAGTGGTGTCTACGGCTATATTACCAGGGCTGATCCGTAAACGGAGCGATAGCCAGACTACTTACCTGCAGGCACTGGAACAATGGCTACGGCTGTCGTTCTGGGTCAGCACTGCTATTGCCTTACTGGTTACCTGCACCGCCCACCTGATTATATCCTTGTTGTATGGCAGTCAATATGAGTACGCGGCTTATATTCTGATGATACACATCTGGGCCAGTATCCCGGTTTTTCTGTGTGCAGTACTGGTACAATATCTCATCATTGAAGGCAAATACAAAATCTGCCTGTATGGTAATATAGCCGGCCTGCTGGTAAATGTGAGCCTCAACCTGGTACTGATCCGGCATTATGGCGGGGTAGGCGCCGCCATTTCCACGGTAGCCGCTTACTTCACCGTATTTGGCATGCTGGTCATACTGGATAAAAGCAGACAGGGGTGGTTGTTCACCAGCAGGATGCTGCAACCCGCGACCGCTTTTGCCGATATCAGACAGGCGCATACCGGCTTCCGGATGTTTGCGGCGAAATTTTTATCCGTCAACCCTAAAAGTCCCGTAACGCATGAGTAGTATTAAAACGATAGCATCCCGGCTGGCCTCCCGCTTTTTTCCGCAGTTCAGGTACAGCGTACGTGCCTATAGCTCGGAAGGGGAAGATCTCATCCTGAAAAGGATTTTCCATAATAAAACCAAAGGGATCTATGTAGATGTAGGCGCCCACCATCCGTTTCGCTTCTCCAATACCTACCTGTTTTACAAGATGAACTGGACCGGTATCAACATCGATCCGATGCCAGGCTCACGGGCTTTATTCAACAAATACAGGCCCATGGATACCAACCTGGAAATAGGCGTATCAGCAGAAAGACAGCACCTCACCTACTGTATTTTCAACGAACCGGCCCTCAATACTTTCTCCCTGGAGAAAGTAAAAGAGTATACCCAGGCGCCGCAATACCGCGTCATACGGGAGAAGAAAATCGAAACCTGGCCGCTGGCGGATATCCTTGACCGTTACCTCACCGGCGATACGCCTATTGATTTTCTGACCATTGATGCAGAAGGCCTGGATATGGAAGTATTACAATCCAACAACTGGCAGAAGTACCGGCCGGCTTATGTATTGGTAGAATCCCAGC
Coding sequences within:
- a CDS encoding FkbM family methyltransferase; protein product: MSSIKTIASRLASRFFPQFRYSVRAYSSEGEDLILKRIFHNKTKGIYVDVGAHHPFRFSNTYLFYKMNWTGINIDPMPGSRALFNKYRPMDTNLEIGVSAERQHLTYCIFNEPALNTFSLEKVKEYTQAPQYRVIREKKIETWPLADILDRYLTGDTPIDFLTIDAEGLDMEVLQSNNWQKYRPAYVLVESQPFELSHIDDSALCRYMQEIGYAIFAKTYYTYFFKNMRNEYAGK